The genome window GCTGGACGCCCAGCAGCGTGTCCTGACCGCCGAAGGCGGCATCGAGCCCAATTTCCAGCTTCGGATGTGCCGAATCCATGCAAGCGAGGGGACGTTCGACCCATCCTTCGGGCAAGGCGGGTGCGTGTCATTCTCTGACATGCAGTATGGGAATGTCGTCGACATCATCGCACTGCCCTCTGGCGGCGTGCTGGTGAGCATGAGCGGTGGAGACGCTCCCCTTGTCCAGTTGACCTCGACAGGGGTGTTCGACAGCGGCTTCGGGACCGATGGGGTCGTGCGGCAGTTTGCTCACGTGAGTTCGTTGGCGGCCCAGTCCGATGGACGCGTTCTGCTCTCGTTTCCACGGCTCGCGGACGGCACTCGGGGCAAACTCGTCCGCATTCTTCCCTCCGGTGCCCTGGATTCGAGTTTCGGGCAGGGGGGCGAGATTCCCGAGGCGGGGGGAATCCTCCAGGTCGGCGCCGACGACTCGTTCATGGTCTGGAGCGGCCAGAGTCTCTTTTCGTATCTTGCGGACGGCACGCCGGACGTGACGTTCGGAACGAACGGGTCGGTGAACGTCCAGGAACTCACAGGGACCACGACCAGTCCGTTCGGGATTCGCGCATTCACCCGGGATGCGTCGGGCCGCATCTATGTCTCCGCGGGGTTCGGTACGGAGGCGAGCGGCTTCGGCGGACTGCTTGTCCGGCTGACGCCCTCTGGGAGCCTGGACCCGGACTTCCAACTGCGGCTTGGAGACGGGATTCATCTCCACCAGGTGGGGTCCGCGCTTGCCATCGGCGCCGATGGGAAGGTCTGGACCATGATGAGCTTCGACCCGAACTACCAGAATGCCATGCGCCTCGTGTTGATCCATCCCTGAGGTGACCCACACCCGCGCGCCCGAGCCAGGGCAGGGAGTCTGCGATTGGCGCGCGTGGATGCGGTCGATTGGGACGCAGCCGCGTCCCACCCGCACGCACGCTGACGGCCTGACCCAGGGGCGTCCGACAGGACTTCAGGTGGTACGTGCTTTGCTGTCTGTCCTGGTCCAGGCCCGCGGAGGGTCTGCCGCATGCGGACCTCGTGATTGGCGCGCGCCGTCCACGGGGCGGCTCGCTTGGATTCCTCCCAACATGGTCGCCAAGAACCTCCATCAGAAAACGACTTTCTATCGCTTCTTGAAGTCGCTCCGGATCGATCAAGGACAGCTCGCTCCCGGCGAACGCTCGGTGGAAGAGGTGTACGAGAAGGAGCATCTCGACGCGCTCTTCACGCTCGTCCAGGGAGGGGCCAAATACACCATCGTCGAGCAAGACGAGACCGCCGTGATACGAAAGGGCGGAGCCCTGCTTCAGGTCGCATTCGAGTCCCGGTATCGACTGGAACCGGGGGTGCCTTTCTACCACACCTTCGACGCGACCAAACGAGGGCTCGAGAAGTTCCACAGAGCACTCTCCGGGATACATGGCGACCTGAATCCGAACCGGAAATTACCGGAACAGTCCATCGGTATGACCGTGGGCGTCGAGCTCGAGGTCAAGGCCGTGAAGGAAACGGTGGAACATACCGCGGACGTCTTTCAGCTCACGATGATCATTCTCCCCAAGACGGAGACGGAGAGGGAAACCCGCGGCGGAGATGCGGAGTGGGAGGCACTCCTCAACGCGCGCCCCGTGCTCTTCAAGAACAAGAACATCTCCCTGGCCTGTGAGGTCAATGATGCCAATCGGACGTGCTTCTTCGAGTTCATCACCCAGAAACGCGCGACGCAGAGCACGGAGCTCCTTCAGGAGAGCACGGACGACATGCTCTTCGTCGCACAACATCTGTGGCACTACATCAACTGCCCGCCGCCAAGCCAGGAAGACCGCCCCGAGCAGCCCACCATCGAGGACTTCGTCCGTCACTACAACACGCTCCTCAAGACCGAGTCGGTCTCAGCGGACACGCATCCACCGCTGGAGTTGATCGAATGGTGCGTTCGCGAGGACAAGCATCACAGGTCCATCGTCGAATGCACCTCCGTCCTCGACGCCAACGTAGCGAAGCTCCTCTTTCGCCTGCCCGACGCCCGCAAGGGAGGCGGATACACCCCTCAGCTGGACCCTCAAGTCACGTTCACCTTGCCGTTGGAGCGGGTCCAGGCCTTCTATCGCTCATCCGAGACCTTGTTCTCGCTCACTCATGAGCTGCAGGGGGTGAGCAAGCCCAAACCATGGAACGTCCGGAGCCTCGAACAGGCCGCCGTGACCGTCGGCAATCAATTCGTCGACGGCTTCTTCCTCGGGCAGTGGCCCACGACCTGGAGCAGGATGGGGGCGAAGGAGTTCTACAGGTACATGCCTCAGCTGCAGAAGGGAACGGACAGCGCCATCCCCGAGGCCGAAGGGCGCCTGCTCCAGAAACTGCGCGGCCTCTTCTCCATCATCGCCCTGTACGGTTTGACCGCACGCTTCGAGGACGACATTCAGACCGATGGCGTGGCGCACAGCGGGCTCGCCAAGAATTCTTATGGCTTCCTCCCCAAGAGCAGCATCTACCACTTGATCCGGAGAGGGCTGGGCGAGGAGGACCGGGCGCTGCTCCTCAAGGCCGTGACAAAGAGGCCGAACAAGCTCGAGAACATCCTGCTGGCATTGATCAACAACGTCGAGAAGCCCCTTCCACTCCCCGATGCCACCTCGATGCCCCCCGGCAAGCAGGACTCCCGACGACGTTATCTCCCGGTCTGGCAACTGACGGAGCCCGCGCAGGGCGTGCTGGGGTTGTCGAAAACGTATGCCCTCTATCCATTCCTCCCGAAGGCAACCCAGGGCACGCCCTGCAAGTGCAGCCAGTTCGCCAGCGGCTAGGGGCGGGTCCGCTCGCGGGCCGCTCTACCGGGCCTTCCTCGGCGCGCGCTTCGGTGCCTCGTCGTGGAAGCCCGCCACCAACATGCCCAGGTTCCGCGCGAGCGCGACCGCCGTCTCCACCGGGACGCGCACGTCCTTGAGCTTGTTGTGCTGCGGGTCGAGGAACGTGCCCACCGTGTCCCGGAAGTCCACGCGCGTGAGCATGCAGCCCCGGAAGTTGCTGCCGCTCAGGTCGGTGCCCGAGAAGTCCGAATCCGTCAGGTCCAAATCATAGAAGTTCGACTCCCGTGCGACGCAGCGCAGGAAGTCCGTCTTCCGCAGGCTCAGTCCGACGAACGAGCAGTACGACAGGCCGCACTCCACGAATCCCAGCTCGGGGTTCGACGCGAGGTTGCTCCAGTCGATGCCCATCAGCTTCGAGCCCTCGAAGCGCACGTCCCGGAGCGCGGTGGAGGACAGCTGCGCCCGGGTGAGGTTGCTGCCACGGACCACGCAGTTCTCCAGCCGCGAGCCCTTCCACCGGCTCTCCTGGAGCTGGCAGTTCTCGAACGTGCACCGATAGAACTCCTTGTCGGTGAGCACCACCCCCTGGAGGTCGAGCCCCTCGAAGGTCTCGTTCGCGAACGACTCCTCGCGCGCGAGCCGCTCCACCACCCCCGGGTCCATCCCACGCTCCGTC of Myxococcus fulvus contains these proteins:
- a CDS encoding pentapeptide repeat-containing protein, translated to MTTERGMDPGVVERLAREESFANETFEGLDLQGVVLTDKEFYRCTFENCQLQESRWKGSRLENCVVRGSNLTRAQLSSTALRDVRFEGSKLMGIDWSNLASNPELGFVECGLSYCSFVGLSLRKTDFLRCVARESNFYDLDLTDSDFSGTDLSGSNFRGCMLTRVDFRDTVGTFLDPQHNKLKDVRVPVETAVALARNLGMLVAGFHDEAPKRAPRKAR